Proteins from one Megalops cyprinoides isolate fMegCyp1 chromosome 11, fMegCyp1.pri, whole genome shotgun sequence genomic window:
- the LOC118785476 gene encoding protein FAM126B-like isoform X1, translating into MLASERGVVEEWLSEFKTLPDHQIPSYAGSLHLKKSLVPALYRVIQDPSNELLEPVCHQLFELYRSAEDRLRRFTLQFLPELVWVYLRITASRDRQSNGCIEALLLGIYNLEIVDKDGNGKMLSFTIPSLSKPSIYHEPSSLGSMALTEGALSQHDLIRVVYSGLHPQRETFTAQNRFEVLCFLMLCYNSAVVYMPASSYQSACRMSSRLCVCGFPRQQQKLWREPCNRVVLDPEFMVQMLTAVYHAIYNGEWELGREALDDILYRAQLELYSQPLLVANAMKSSLPTSAPDGPRGRKILQVEVTPTVSRISRSAITAASIRRHRWKREDCFDYSNEAELSVSVTPSRHAPRDPPPSTERRGRGRCGMTLAAPEDADGMSVGDESFNLNDPDEGFSSGASNSSQPSGTKLGVVGGAGHKGSGVKKGVVGRFSRDREREREREREREREREAAMAGKHRDLLADPQAALRRHHQRQQSPPPTITLDAIELSPMKKRLSFPAGQTLVRTSSTSSSKSFDCMNVSLNGGGAGAGAGSQDVPAPGSLSVGGAHRFSTISLQEERLARPDDARDLLSPGTPLTKQSRSPSFNMQIISQV; encoded by the exons ATGCTGGCCTCAGAGCGAGGAGTGGTGGAGGAATGGCTTTCAGAATTCAAG ACTCTACCAGACCACCAGATCCCCAGCTACGCTGGCAGCCTCCACCTGAAGAAGTCCCTGGTGCCCGCCCTCTACCGCGTCATCCAGGACCCCAGCAATGAG ctacTCGAGCCGGTGTGCCACCAGCTGTTCGAGCTCTACCGCAGCGCGGAGGACCGCCTTCGGCGTTTCACTCTGCAGTTCCTGCCTGAGCTGGTGTGGGTGTACCTGCGCATCACCGCCAGCAGGGACCGCCAGAGCAACGGCTGCATCGAGGCCCTCCTGCTGGGCATTTACAACCTG GAGATTGTCGACAAAGATGGAAATGGCAAGATGCTGTCTTTCACAATCCCTTCCCTCTCCAAACCTTCCATATATCATGAG cCTTCCAGCCTGGGATCCATGGCGCTCACAGAGGGGGCACTCAGCCAGCACGACCTCATCAGGGTGGTGTACAGCGGCCTGCACCCGCAGAGAGAGACCTTCACTGCCCAGAACAG GTTCGAGGTGCTATGTTTCCTGATGCTGTGCTACAACTCCGCTGTGGTCTACATGCCTGCCTCCTCCTACCAGTCAGCCTGCAGGATGAGCTCGCG gttgtgtgtatgtgggtttCCGCGGCAACAGCAGAAGCTGTGGAGGGAGCCCTGTAACCGCGTGGTGCTGGACCCCGAGTTCATGGTGCAGATGCTGACGGCTGTCTATCATGCCAT ATACAACGGTGAGtgggagctgggcagagaggcGCTGGATGACATCCTGTACAGAGCCCAGCTGGAGCTGTACTCCCAGCCCCTCCTG gtggcGAATGCTATGAAGAGCTCCCTGCCCACTAGCGCCCCCGACGGGCCCCGCGGGCGCAAGAtcctgcaggtggaggtgacGCCCACTGTGAGCCGAATCTCCCGCTCCGCCATCACCGCCGCCTCTATCCGCCGGCACCGCTGGAAGAGAGAGG ATTGTTTTGACTACTCAAACGAAGCAGAGTTGAGCGTCAGCGTCACCCCCAGCCGCCACGCCCCGCGGGACCCGCCGCCCAGCACCGAGCGAAGAGGGAGGGGCCGGTGCGGCATGACCCTGGCCGCGCCCGAGG atgctGACGGTATGAGCGTAGGTGACGAGTCCTTCAACCTGAACGACCCGGACGAGGGCTTCTCCTCCGGAGCCTCCAACAGCAGCCAGCCCAGCGGAACCAAGCTGGGTGTGGTGGGCGGAGCCGGCCATAAGGGCAGCGGCGTGAAGAAGGGCGTGGTGGGCCGGTTCTCGCGGGaccgggagagggagagggagagagagagggagcgggagagggagagggaggcggcGATGGCGGGGAAGCACAGGGACCTGTTGGCCGACCCCCAGGCGGCGCTCCGCAGACACCACCAGCGGCAGCAGTCCCCGCCCCCCACCATCACGCTGGACGCCATCGAGCTGAGCCCCATGAAGAAGCGGCTCAGCTTCCCCGCCGGCCAGACGCTCGTCAGAACttccagcacctcctccagcaAGTCCTTCGACTGCATGAACGTGAGCCTGAACGGTGGCGGGGCCGGAGCGGGGGCGGGGTCACAGGATGTCCCCGCCCCGGGCAGCCTCAGCGTGGGCGGCGCACATCGCTTCTCCACCATCAGCCTGCAGGAGGAGCGTCTCGCCCGGCCTGATGACGCCCGGGACCTGCTCTCGCCCGGGACGCCCCTCACCAAGCAGTCCCGCTCGCCCAGCTTCAACATGCAGATCATATCGCAGGTGTAG
- the LOC118785476 gene encoding protein FAM126B-like isoform X3: protein MLASERGVVEEWLSEFKTLPDHQIPSYAGSLHLKKSLVPALYRVIQDPSNELLEPVCHQLFELYRSAEDRLRRFTLQFLPELVWVYLRITASRDRQSNGCIEALLLGIYNLEIVDKDGNGKMLSFTIPSLSKPSIYHEPSSLGSMALTEGALSQHDLIRVVYSGLHPQRETFTAQNRFEVLCFLMLCYNSAVVYMPASSYQSACRMSSRLCVCGFPRQQQKLWREPCNRVVLDPEFMVQMLTAVYHAIYNGEWELGREALDDILYRAQLELYSQPLLVANAMKSSLPTSAPDGPRGRKILQVEVTPTVSRISRSAITAASIRRHRWKREDADGMSVGDESFNLNDPDEGFSSGASNSSQPSGTKLGVVGGAGHKGSGVKKGVVGRFSRDREREREREREREREREAAMAGKHRDLLADPQAALRRHHQRQQSPPPTITLDAIELSPMKKRLSFPAGQTLVRTSSTSSSKSFDCMNVSLNGGGAGAGAGSQDVPAPGSLSVGGAHRFSTISLQEERLARPDDARDLLSPGTPLTKQSRSPSFNMQIISQV from the exons ATGCTGGCCTCAGAGCGAGGAGTGGTGGAGGAATGGCTTTCAGAATTCAAG ACTCTACCAGACCACCAGATCCCCAGCTACGCTGGCAGCCTCCACCTGAAGAAGTCCCTGGTGCCCGCCCTCTACCGCGTCATCCAGGACCCCAGCAATGAG ctacTCGAGCCGGTGTGCCACCAGCTGTTCGAGCTCTACCGCAGCGCGGAGGACCGCCTTCGGCGTTTCACTCTGCAGTTCCTGCCTGAGCTGGTGTGGGTGTACCTGCGCATCACCGCCAGCAGGGACCGCCAGAGCAACGGCTGCATCGAGGCCCTCCTGCTGGGCATTTACAACCTG GAGATTGTCGACAAAGATGGAAATGGCAAGATGCTGTCTTTCACAATCCCTTCCCTCTCCAAACCTTCCATATATCATGAG cCTTCCAGCCTGGGATCCATGGCGCTCACAGAGGGGGCACTCAGCCAGCACGACCTCATCAGGGTGGTGTACAGCGGCCTGCACCCGCAGAGAGAGACCTTCACTGCCCAGAACAG GTTCGAGGTGCTATGTTTCCTGATGCTGTGCTACAACTCCGCTGTGGTCTACATGCCTGCCTCCTCCTACCAGTCAGCCTGCAGGATGAGCTCGCG gttgtgtgtatgtgggtttCCGCGGCAACAGCAGAAGCTGTGGAGGGAGCCCTGTAACCGCGTGGTGCTGGACCCCGAGTTCATGGTGCAGATGCTGACGGCTGTCTATCATGCCAT ATACAACGGTGAGtgggagctgggcagagaggcGCTGGATGACATCCTGTACAGAGCCCAGCTGGAGCTGTACTCCCAGCCCCTCCTG gtggcGAATGCTATGAAGAGCTCCCTGCCCACTAGCGCCCCCGACGGGCCCCGCGGGCGCAAGAtcctgcaggtggaggtgacGCCCACTGTGAGCCGAATCTCCCGCTCCGCCATCACCGCCGCCTCTATCCGCCGGCACCGCTGGAAGAGAGAGG atgctGACGGTATGAGCGTAGGTGACGAGTCCTTCAACCTGAACGACCCGGACGAGGGCTTCTCCTCCGGAGCCTCCAACAGCAGCCAGCCCAGCGGAACCAAGCTGGGTGTGGTGGGCGGAGCCGGCCATAAGGGCAGCGGCGTGAAGAAGGGCGTGGTGGGCCGGTTCTCGCGGGaccgggagagggagagggagagagagagggagcgggagagggagagggaggcggcGATGGCGGGGAAGCACAGGGACCTGTTGGCCGACCCCCAGGCGGCGCTCCGCAGACACCACCAGCGGCAGCAGTCCCCGCCCCCCACCATCACGCTGGACGCCATCGAGCTGAGCCCCATGAAGAAGCGGCTCAGCTTCCCCGCCGGCCAGACGCTCGTCAGAACttccagcacctcctccagcaAGTCCTTCGACTGCATGAACGTGAGCCTGAACGGTGGCGGGGCCGGAGCGGGGGCGGGGTCACAGGATGTCCCCGCCCCGGGCAGCCTCAGCGTGGGCGGCGCACATCGCTTCTCCACCATCAGCCTGCAGGAGGAGCGTCTCGCCCGGCCTGATGACGCCCGGGACCTGCTCTCGCCCGGGACGCCCCTCACCAAGCAGTCCCGCTCGCCCAGCTTCAACATGCAGATCATATCGCAGGTGTAG
- the LOC118785476 gene encoding protein FAM126B-like isoform X2, translated as MLASERGVVEEWLSEFKTLPDHQIPSYAGSLHLKKSLVPALYRVIQDPSNELLEPVCHQLFELYRSAEDRLRRFTLQFLPELVWVYLRITASRDRQSNGCIEALLLGIYNLIVDKDGNGKMLSFTIPSLSKPSIYHEPSSLGSMALTEGALSQHDLIRVVYSGLHPQRETFTAQNRFEVLCFLMLCYNSAVVYMPASSYQSACRMSSRLCVCGFPRQQQKLWREPCNRVVLDPEFMVQMLTAVYHAIYNGEWELGREALDDILYRAQLELYSQPLLVANAMKSSLPTSAPDGPRGRKILQVEVTPTVSRISRSAITAASIRRHRWKREDCFDYSNEAELSVSVTPSRHAPRDPPPSTERRGRGRCGMTLAAPEDADGMSVGDESFNLNDPDEGFSSGASNSSQPSGTKLGVVGGAGHKGSGVKKGVVGRFSRDREREREREREREREREAAMAGKHRDLLADPQAALRRHHQRQQSPPPTITLDAIELSPMKKRLSFPAGQTLVRTSSTSSSKSFDCMNVSLNGGGAGAGAGSQDVPAPGSLSVGGAHRFSTISLQEERLARPDDARDLLSPGTPLTKQSRSPSFNMQIISQV; from the exons ATGCTGGCCTCAGAGCGAGGAGTGGTGGAGGAATGGCTTTCAGAATTCAAG ACTCTACCAGACCACCAGATCCCCAGCTACGCTGGCAGCCTCCACCTGAAGAAGTCCCTGGTGCCCGCCCTCTACCGCGTCATCCAGGACCCCAGCAATGAG ctacTCGAGCCGGTGTGCCACCAGCTGTTCGAGCTCTACCGCAGCGCGGAGGACCGCCTTCGGCGTTTCACTCTGCAGTTCCTGCCTGAGCTGGTGTGGGTGTACCTGCGCATCACCGCCAGCAGGGACCGCCAGAGCAACGGCTGCATCGAGGCCCTCCTGCTGGGCATTTACAACCTG ATTGTCGACAAAGATGGAAATGGCAAGATGCTGTCTTTCACAATCCCTTCCCTCTCCAAACCTTCCATATATCATGAG cCTTCCAGCCTGGGATCCATGGCGCTCACAGAGGGGGCACTCAGCCAGCACGACCTCATCAGGGTGGTGTACAGCGGCCTGCACCCGCAGAGAGAGACCTTCACTGCCCAGAACAG GTTCGAGGTGCTATGTTTCCTGATGCTGTGCTACAACTCCGCTGTGGTCTACATGCCTGCCTCCTCCTACCAGTCAGCCTGCAGGATGAGCTCGCG gttgtgtgtatgtgggtttCCGCGGCAACAGCAGAAGCTGTGGAGGGAGCCCTGTAACCGCGTGGTGCTGGACCCCGAGTTCATGGTGCAGATGCTGACGGCTGTCTATCATGCCAT ATACAACGGTGAGtgggagctgggcagagaggcGCTGGATGACATCCTGTACAGAGCCCAGCTGGAGCTGTACTCCCAGCCCCTCCTG gtggcGAATGCTATGAAGAGCTCCCTGCCCACTAGCGCCCCCGACGGGCCCCGCGGGCGCAAGAtcctgcaggtggaggtgacGCCCACTGTGAGCCGAATCTCCCGCTCCGCCATCACCGCCGCCTCTATCCGCCGGCACCGCTGGAAGAGAGAGG ATTGTTTTGACTACTCAAACGAAGCAGAGTTGAGCGTCAGCGTCACCCCCAGCCGCCACGCCCCGCGGGACCCGCCGCCCAGCACCGAGCGAAGAGGGAGGGGCCGGTGCGGCATGACCCTGGCCGCGCCCGAGG atgctGACGGTATGAGCGTAGGTGACGAGTCCTTCAACCTGAACGACCCGGACGAGGGCTTCTCCTCCGGAGCCTCCAACAGCAGCCAGCCCAGCGGAACCAAGCTGGGTGTGGTGGGCGGAGCCGGCCATAAGGGCAGCGGCGTGAAGAAGGGCGTGGTGGGCCGGTTCTCGCGGGaccgggagagggagagggagagagagagggagcgggagagggagagggaggcggcGATGGCGGGGAAGCACAGGGACCTGTTGGCCGACCCCCAGGCGGCGCTCCGCAGACACCACCAGCGGCAGCAGTCCCCGCCCCCCACCATCACGCTGGACGCCATCGAGCTGAGCCCCATGAAGAAGCGGCTCAGCTTCCCCGCCGGCCAGACGCTCGTCAGAACttccagcacctcctccagcaAGTCCTTCGACTGCATGAACGTGAGCCTGAACGGTGGCGGGGCCGGAGCGGGGGCGGGGTCACAGGATGTCCCCGCCCCGGGCAGCCTCAGCGTGGGCGGCGCACATCGCTTCTCCACCATCAGCCTGCAGGAGGAGCGTCTCGCCCGGCCTGATGACGCCCGGGACCTGCTCTCGCCCGGGACGCCCCTCACCAAGCAGTCCCGCTCGCCCAGCTTCAACATGCAGATCATATCGCAGGTGTAG